AGAGGTCAAGGCGGAACCTAGCTAAAATGATAATTGTTGATGAGCTCCCATTTATGTTTGTGGAAGGGGAAGGGTTTAAGGAATTTATGGAAGTTACGCAACCTAAGTTTCGAATTCCATCCCGTTGGACAGTTTCAAGGGAttgttatgacttgtacatggaagagagaaaaaaattgaagaattacttTCAAAATTCTAATCAAAGGGTTTGCATTACCACAGATACATGGACTTCATTGCAAAGAATCAATTATATGTGTATCACTGTACATTATGTTGATGATAATTGGACATTGCAtaaaaaaattcttaatttttgtccaATTACTAGTCACAAGGGTGATGATATTGGCATGGCAGTTGAGAGTTGTTTGCTAAATTGGGGAATTAAGAGAGTGTTTACAGTAACTGTTGATAATGCAAGTTCAAATGATGTTGCTATTGCCtatttgaaaaagaaaatagTTGGTTGGGGGTTTAGCATTTTAAATTGCAAGTACCTTCACATGAGATGCATTGCACACATAATTAACTTGGTTGTTGTTGATGGATTGAAGGAAACTAATGTTTCAGTGAAAAGGGTTAGGGAAGCAGTGAGATATATTAGGCAATCTCCTGCTAGGTTGCAAAAGTTTAAATCATGTTGTGAGATGGAGGGGATTGAAAGTAAAAGTTCTTTATGCTTAGACGTGTGCACTAGGTGGAATTCTACTTATTTGATGTTAAATGTTGCACAAAAGTTTGAAAATGCATTTGATAGATATGCTACTATAGATCCATGCTTTAAATTTGATCTTCAGTCAAGTGATGGTTTGCCAGATAGTTTGGATTGGGAAAATGTTAGGAGACTTGTAGATTTTTTGGGCCACTTTTATGATCTTACCTTGAGAATATCAGGATCTCGATATgtcacttctaatatattttttaatgagaTCAGTTCAGTTGATTGTTTATTGCAAGAGTGGCAAGGGAGTAATGACGTAGAATTGGCATGTATGGGTGAAAGGATGAAGGTAAAATTTGATAAATATTGGGGGGATCCTGATAAGATGAATAAAATAGTTTATATTGCAGTGGTGGTTGATCCTCGATATAAGTTGGAATTTATGGAATTTGCTCTTTCAACTGTGTATGGGAAAGAAAAGGGTATGGAATTGGCAAAGAAAATTAAATTGACTGTATATGAGTTGTTTGATGAATACAAGAAAACATATCAAGCTGAACATGATCGTGGTAGCAAATGTAGCTGGGAATACAAGTGAAAACAATGAAAGTGAAGGAGCAAAAAAGAAATCACGGTTGAATTTGGGGGATCAATTCTTGAAACATAAAATAGAGACTGGAGAAGCTAATAGCAAGTCTGACTTAGATTGCTATTTGAATGAGGGCATTAAAGTGGTGGATGAAAAAGAAGAATTTGATATATTAAAGTGGTGGCAACTTAATTCTGGTAGGTTTCCCATCCTTTCAATCATGGTAAGAGATATATTAGCAATGCCTATATCTACAGTTGCTTCGGAATCAGCCTTTAGTACTGGAGGTAGAGTACTTGATCCTTTTAGAAGTTCTTTAACTC
The sequence above is drawn from the Hevea brasiliensis isolate MT/VB/25A 57/8 unplaced genomic scaffold, ASM3005281v1 Scaf258, whole genome shotgun sequence genome and encodes:
- the LOC110635691 gene encoding zinc finger BED domain-containing protein RICESLEEPER 2-like; the protein is MAQQETTNDLLVEPSHPPPVASSQTEVDEATSKMKRKGMKPRSAVWDHFSKFVDGSGTQKGKCNYCYKEFFCDPKKNGTTALRNHMFACIKNPHVMTTRQSQLYLQPSSSIQEGGGSHCGTLNTWNFNQERSRRNLAKMIIVDELPFMFVEGEGFKEFMEVTQPKFRIPSRWTVSRDCYDLYMEERKKLKNYFQNSNQRVCITTDTWTSLQRINYMCITVHYVDDNWTLHKKILNFCPITSHKGDDIGMAVESCLLNWGIKRVFTVTVDNASSNDVAIAYLKKKIVGWGFSILNCKYLHMRCIAHIINLVVVDGLKETNVSVKRVREAVRYIRQSPARLQKFKSCCEMEGIESKSSLCLDVCTRWNSTYLMLNVAQKFENAFDRYATIDPCFKFDLQSSDGLPDSLDWENVRRLVDFLGHFYDLTLRISGSRYVTSNIFFNEISSVDCLLQEWQGSNDVELACMGERMKVKFDKYWGDPDKMNKIVYIAVVVDPRYKLEFMEFALSTVYGKEKGMELAKKIKLTVYELFDEYKKTYQAEHDRGSKCSWEYK